In candidate division KSB1 bacterium, the genomic stretch CCGCTCGAGCAGTGGCTGATCTTCGGCGCCCTCGCCGCGGTGATCATGGTTGTCATGGAAATCTACAAGCGGGTGAAAAAGATGCCATTGTTGGCGGAAGGTTAGAATCTTGATTTGGTATTGCAAACAAGCAAAATAATTTTTTGGCAGGATGATTACAAAATTATCCTGTCGAGTACTCATCCTGCCTTTTAAAGTTTTTGCTTTATCGTTTTGCCTTGAAATCAAAAAAATACCGCCTCTATTTCAGGGAATGAAGCCATGCGCCTTTCATATCATTTTCAAATCCCGGCTTTTTTGTTCATCATCATTGCCGGCGCCGCCATCAATACCGCCCAGGCCCAATACTTTGGCCGCAACAAAGTGCAGTACGAAAGCTTCGATTTCAAAGTTCTCAAAACCGCGCATTTCGACATTTACTATTATGCCGAAAAAGAGGAGGCGGTGCAGCACGCCGCGCGCCTGTCCGAACGCTGGTACGCCCGCGTGTCGCGCCTGCTGAATCACCAGCTCACTGGAAAACAGCCGCTGATTCTCTACGCCAACCAGCCGCACTTCCAGCAAACCAATGCCATCCAAGGCACGTTGGGAGAAGGAACCGGCGGCGTCACCGAGGCTTTCAAGCGCCGCATGGTGCAGCCGTTTGCCGGCTCGCTGGCAGAAACCGACCACGTGCTCGGACACGAGCTGGTGCATGCGTTTCAATTTGACCTCACCGGCGGCGGCAAACCCGGCGCCGGATTCCGTGCGCCAGGCGCGCTGCGATTGCCGTTGTGGTTCATCGAGGGCATGGCGGAATACTTGACCCTCGGCCACGTCGATCCGCACACCGCCATGTGGATGCGCGATGCAGCGCGCGCCAAAAAGCTGCCCACCGTTCGCCAGCTTTCCGATCCGCGATATTTCCCCTATCGCTTCGGCCAGGCGTTTTGGGCCTACGTCGCCGGCAGATGGGGCGACGAGATGGTGGGCAGGATCCTGCGCGACGCCGGCCAATCCGGCGACGTGGAAAAAGCCATCAAAGTTGTCCTCGGCGTCGAAGCCAAAGAATTATCCCAAGCCTGGCATGACGCGATTCATGCCGCGTATGATCCGCTTGTCGAGATCACGCAAACTCCCGACAAGTATGGCCGCTTGCTGATTTCGGACAAACAAGGCGGTGGCAACATCAATCTGGCACCGGCCCTCAGCCCGGATGGCAAACACATGGTTTTCTTCTCGGAGAAGGATTTGTTCTCCATCGACATGTTTCTCGCTGATGCCGAGACCGGAAAAATCTTGCGCAAAATCACCAACACTGCGATCGATCCGCATTTCGAGAGCTTGCAATTCATCAATTCCGCCGGCGCATGGGATGCGCAAAGCCGCCGCTTCGCTTTCGCCGCCATCAAGAAAGGCCAGCCGGTTCTCTCATTGCTCGATGTCCCTCGCAACCGCATGGAGCGCGAGATTACTTTGCGCGAGCTTGGCGAAATTCTCAATCCCACCTGGTCGCCGGATGGCCGCTACATTGCCTTCTCCGCTCTCGTTGGCGGATTAACCGATTTGTACATTTACGATCTCGAGGCCGATAGTCTGCGGCAAATGACCAACGATGCTTTTGCCGACGTCCATCCGGCGTGGTCACCCGACGGCCAACACATTGCGTTCGTCACCGACCGCTTTTCCACCGAGCTGAGCAACCTCAAATTCGGCAACTACCGTCTGGCGCTGATGAATCCCGTCACCGGCGCCATTCAGCCGGCGCCTGGTTTTGGCGACGCTAAAAACATCAACCCACAATGGTCTGCGGATGCCAAAAGCTTGTACTTTCTTTCCGATCAAAACGACATCACCAATCTCTATCGCGCCGATATGGCCAGCGGCGAGATTTATCAATTGACCAATCTCTATACCGGCGTTAGCGGCATCACCGCGCTCAGTCCGGCGCTCTCGGTTGCGTCGCGCGCCCCGCGTCTGGCATTCAGTGTTTTCGAAAACGGCAAGTATGGAATTTATTCGGTGGATTCGCCGGAGCAACTCGTCGGGGAAGAGCCTGCCAAGTGGCCAAATGACCGCAATCCTGCGGTCTTGCCGCCGGTGCAACGCGCCAATACCGAAGTGTTGGCCCTTATCAAAAATCCGGATTTCGGCCTGCCGGAGATGAGTGATGCCGTTGTAAGCGATTATCGGCCCAAGCTGTCGCTCGATTACATCGGCCAGCCGTATCTCGTTGCCGGCGTCGATCGCTTCGGCACGTATCTCGGCGGCGGCGTCTCGCTGTTTTGGAGCGACATGCTCGGCGATCACAATCTCGCGACGATGTTGCAAGCCACCGGAAATTTCAAAGAGATCGCCGCCGTCGCCGCGTATCAAAATCTCAAACGGCGCTTGAACTGGGGCGCCACGATCCAGCAAATTCCCTACGTTGCCGGTGACTTTGCCTCTGGGTTCGGAGAAATCAACGGCACGCCCGTGTACGTGGAACAAGAGATTCGCTTGCGCCAGATCAACCGGGATATTGCCGGCGTGCTGGGATATCCCTTCAGCCGGGCGCAACGGGTCGAGTTCTCGGCTGGTTATCGCCACATCAGCTTTGACTATGAAAGGAGAACGATTGCGGTTTCCAGAGTAACCGGCCAACTGCTTCTCGACAGAACGGAGGAGGTGCCCTCGCCTCGTTCGCTGAGTTTGGGTCAGGCGAGTGCGGCGCTGGTGTACGACACCTCGATCTTCGGCGCCACCAGTCCCATTCTCGGCCAGCGCTATAGAATGGAAATATCGCCCAGCTACGGTTCGCTGTCATTATATTCGGCGCTGGCGGATTATCGCCGCTACGTGATGCCGGCGCGGCCCTTTACGCTGGCGGCGCGCGTTCTTCATTATGGCCGCTACGGCCGCGATGCGGAAGACGACCGGCTCTTTCCGTTGTTCCTGGGTTACGCCACGCTCGTGCGCGGCTATGATTTTAATTCCTTCAGCGCAAATGAATGCGAATCCAGCGCTACCGGCGATTGCCCGGTGGTGGATCAACTCTTCGGCAGCAAATTATTGGTGGGCAATTTCGAGCTGCGTTTCCCGCTGCTGGGCGTGCTCGGCTTGGGCGGAGGATATTACGGTTTTCTACCCATCGAGCTTGGCGCTTTTTACGACGCCGGCGTCGCCTGGACGAAGAACGAGAAGGCGTGGTTTCTCGATGGCAGCCGCAATTTGGTGCGCAGCGCCGGCGCCACTTTGCGGCTGAATCTGCTGGGCTTTGCCATTGCAGAGATCATTTTCGTCAATCCCATTGATCGCCCGAAAAAAGGCTGGCACTGGCAATTCAGCCTGACGCCGGGGTTTTGAGGATTTTTGTAGTCGCACCTTCAGGCGCGGCACTCGCCTCGCCACAGCCAAAACTAGAATGATTATTTGGCAAAAAAGTTTTAATCATTCTGCCGAACCATTGTTCCGCATTTATACTGCAACCACCGCGCTCATGTCCTTTCTCTTTCTGATCTTGACCGGCTTCTTGCTTTCCCGCCTGGGTGTGCGCTACGGGCTGATTGAGCAATTTTTCGCGCGCGGCCTCGGCCGCCGCCACGATTCGATCACCAACTTCCTGCTCGCGCTGATGGCGACAACCGCGGTGATTTCCATGTTCATTCCCAACTTCATCACCGCCCTGGCGTTGCTGCCGATTTTGGAAAATTTGCGAAAGCACTTTGAGCAACAGTATGCGCCACAGCTTGCGCGTCGCCTGACCACGGCCATGGTGCTGGCGGCGATTTATGGCTGCAACCTCGGCGGCATGGGCTCGCTTATCGGCAGTCCCGCCAACGCATTGATGCTGGGCGCGCTGGAATTGTATCAAGCCCCGGGCCGCGAAAAGATCAACTTTCTCTCCTGGTTCGGTTGGAGCCTGCCGCTGACCGCGATTTTAATCGGCTGTGCCTGGGTGCAATTGGTTTACGTGATCTTGCCTCGCGCCGTGCGCCGCGCGCGAGTCGAGCTGGCTCATTCCTCCTCTGAAAACCGCCCGCAAGGTATTGCCGGACGCGCGATACTGGCCATCGGGATTTGGCTGGCGTTCTGGAGCGCGCATTCTATTTTGCAAATATCGTTGCCGGCGCCGGAAGCCAGCCTTTCTCTGCGGGGTTTAAAAATCAGCTGGACGCATTGGGATAAGATTGCCGCCTGGTTCGGAATGCTGTATGTGCTGGTGTTGTTTACACCGCTCTTCACCGGCAGCGATCGCCGGCGTGAACCGATTTTGCGCTTTTCAGATTGCTTTCAGCAATTGCCGCTGCGCGCCTTCGGCGTGTTGCTGTTGGCGCTGGCAATCGGCGGCGTTTTGATCGCGCTCCAAGCGCCGCAATGGGCGGCAACGCAGGTGAGCCAAATGCTGCCGCTGCAGGCCACGCCGTTCAGCCTGTATTTTTTTATGTGTTTCACCACCACGCTGGCGACGGAATTTTTCCACAACACCGCGGTGACGGTGGCGTTTTTTCCGGTGATGCACGCGTTGGCCGAGCGCCTGCTGCTCTCGCCGCTGCTCGCGCTCATGGCTGTGGGATTGGCCGCCACCAACGCCTTCATGCTGCCCATCAGCACGCCCGTCAACGCGTTGCTGTATGGCGGCGTCAAGCACGTCTCATTGAAAACCATGGCTGCTTCCGGGCTGCTGCTGGATTTCATCAGCGCGCTGGCCATGGCCTTGTTTTTGGCGCAGGTGATCCCGTGGTATTATGGACTACCTTGACTTTCCGGCAAAGCGGAAGAGCAAAGGCCATTCGTGAGCTTTGATATCGACAGTGCCGCTCAGCAGCAAAGTTTTTCCACCGGCATTCGTCGAAAAACTTTGAGAGAGGGATAATGCGCCGGCAACCTCTTCCCGAATCACGCTGCCACAAGCTTTTCAAAATTTTGTTTTGATTTTGACTTTCTCATTCGCAACCAAATGAAACCAAGCCGATTTCGTGCCATTTTCGCTGTGGCGTGCTGCGTTCTCGGCATTCTGGCGATCACCAGCGGCCTCTTGCTCGCTTATGCCGCGCGCGTGTTGTTCGATGCCGAGACTTTTTCCCGCCGGCTCGCTGCCAGCCTGGCACAGCCTGGCGTCGCGTCATTCGTTGCCGAACGCCTCACCGATCGTCTCATTGCCGCGCGAACCGACCTGACCGGGTTACGGCCGATCATTTTGGTTGCCGCCCGTTCGGTTGTCTCTTCGGAGCCTTTTCGCGCCGTCGTTCGCCGCGCCGCAAAAAGCACCCACAAAGCGTTATTGTCCGAAACCGGTGAAAAAATCCTGCTCACCGCCGCGGATTTGGGCGTGCTGTTTCGCAGCGCTCTAGCAACCAATCCGGAGATCGCTCAAAAAATTCCGGAGCAAATAGTCGCCACCATCGCCAGCCTGGATGAAGCGCCGGGCGGAGAAATCGTTGCCAGTCTGCTGCGCCGCGCACAGCAACTGCGAATCCGCTATTGGATGCTGCTCATTTTCGGCGTGGCGCTGCTTGCCCTTGGCGTTTTGCTCGCCGTCGAAAAAAGGCACGCCCTCCTCAGAGTGGGCGTGAGCCTTGCCCTCGTCGCCGCGATACTGTCTCTCATCGCCCGCTTTGGCGGAAAAATTCTGGCCGCGTTTATTCATGACGCCGCGATCAGCGAGGCGCTGCCTGGCCTGTGGAGCGGTTTTTCCGCCGGCCTGATGAATTGGGCGCTCCTGCTCGGCGCCATCGGCCTCATTCTCGCGGCCGCATCGGCTTCGTTGCTCGAACGCCTGCGCCTGGCACAAATCGGCAGCAGGATTTGGCAATGGCTTAGCGCCGCGCCGAAAAGAAAATTCACACACTTTCTGCGCGCCATCTTTTTTCTCATTATCGGCGCCCTTGCCGTAAAGTGGCCGAACGCCATGCTGTCCGTGCTCGGCCTCATCGCCGGCGCCGTGCTCTTCTTCCTCGGCCTGCGCGAGTTTTTCGAGGCGGCGTTCTATGCGCTTCCCAGGATGCAAAAAGACGAAGCGGAAGCATTGGCGGCAAACTGTGACAAACGTTTGAGCTTGGGCGCCATGATTATCGTCAGCTCTCTTGCACTCGTGCTGGTGGGCGCAACGCTTTTTTTCTTTTCCCGATCCGTGGCCACGACGGACATGGCGCCTGAAATCGCCGCGTGCAACGGCTATCCCGAGCTGTGCGACCGCCGGTTGAACGAGGTGGTGTTCCCGACGACGCACAACTCCATGGCCGCCGCTGACATTTCGAATTGGATGTTCCCGAATCAGGAGAAAGGCATTCCCGAGCAGTTGCGTGACGGCATTCGCGCGTTTCTCATCGATGTTTATTATGGCATTCCCGTAGGCGACAGAGTGAAAACGGTGCTCGCAGGTGAAGAAACAGCCGCCATAAAAAAATATGAGGCAACGCTCGGCCCGGAGGGAATCGCTGCGGCAGTGCGCATACGCAACCGTTTGATCGGAGGCGACGAAAAAAACCGCCAGGTCTATTTATGCCACGGCCTGTGTGAATTGGGTGCTTTGCCGTTGGTGCCGATACTGAAAAAAGTGCGGGAATTTCTCATCGCCAATCCCAATGAAGTTTTGATCGTCGTCATCCAGGATGAGGGCGTGGCCCCGCAGGACGTCGAGCAATGCTTTCAAGAAAGCGGGCTGATCGATTTCGTTTATCACGGCGCCGTGACCCCGCCCTGGCCGACCTTGCGCGAGATGATCGCCTCGGATCAACGCGTGCTGGTGATGGCCGAGAACAACAGCGCCAGCGTGCCGTGGTATCACGCCGCCTTCGAGGTGATGCAGGAAACGCCGTACACCTTCCGTCATCCCTCGGATTTTTCTTGCGAACCGAACCGCGGCGGCGACAACGCCTCACTGTTTTTGTTGAACCACTGGATCGAAACCACGCCGCTGCCGCTGCCAAGCAACGCCGCGATCGTGAATGCCAATGATTTTCTCTTGCATCGCGCAAGACAGTGCCAGCAAGAGCGCGGCATGCTGCCCAACCTCATCGCGGTGGAT encodes the following:
- a CDS encoding BamA/TamA family outer membrane protein; translation: MRLSYHFQIPAFLFIIIAGAAINTAQAQYFGRNKVQYESFDFKVLKTAHFDIYYYAEKEEAVQHAARLSERWYARVSRLLNHQLTGKQPLILYANQPHFQQTNAIQGTLGEGTGGVTEAFKRRMVQPFAGSLAETDHVLGHELVHAFQFDLTGGGKPGAGFRAPGALRLPLWFIEGMAEYLTLGHVDPHTAMWMRDAARAKKLPTVRQLSDPRYFPYRFGQAFWAYVAGRWGDEMVGRILRDAGQSGDVEKAIKVVLGVEAKELSQAWHDAIHAAYDPLVEITQTPDKYGRLLISDKQGGGNINLAPALSPDGKHMVFFSEKDLFSIDMFLADAETGKILRKITNTAIDPHFESLQFINSAGAWDAQSRRFAFAAIKKGQPVLSLLDVPRNRMEREITLRELGEILNPTWSPDGRYIAFSALVGGLTDLYIYDLEADSLRQMTNDAFADVHPAWSPDGQHIAFVTDRFSTELSNLKFGNYRLALMNPVTGAIQPAPGFGDAKNINPQWSADAKSLYFLSDQNDITNLYRADMASGEIYQLTNLYTGVSGITALSPALSVASRAPRLAFSVFENGKYGIYSVDSPEQLVGEEPAKWPNDRNPAVLPPVQRANTEVLALIKNPDFGLPEMSDAVVSDYRPKLSLDYIGQPYLVAGVDRFGTYLGGGVSLFWSDMLGDHNLATMLQATGNFKEIAAVAAYQNLKRRLNWGATIQQIPYVAGDFASGFGEINGTPVYVEQEIRLRQINRDIAGVLGYPFSRAQRVEFSAGYRHISFDYERRTIAVSRVTGQLLLDRTEEVPSPRSLSLGQASAALVYDTSIFGATSPILGQRYRMEISPSYGSLSLYSALADYRRYVMPARPFTLAARVLHYGRYGRDAEDDRLFPLFLGYATLVRGYDFNSFSANECESSATGDCPVVDQLFGSKLLVGNFELRFPLLGVLGLGGGYYGFLPIELGAFYDAGVAWTKNEKAWFLDGSRNLVRSAGATLRLNLLGFAIAEIIFVNPIDRPKKGWHWQFSLTPGF
- a CDS encoding SLC13 family permease, whose product is MSFLFLILTGFLLSRLGVRYGLIEQFFARGLGRRHDSITNFLLALMATTAVISMFIPNFITALALLPILENLRKHFEQQYAPQLARRLTTAMVLAAIYGCNLGGMGSLIGSPANALMLGALELYQAPGREKINFLSWFGWSLPLTAILIGCAWVQLVYVILPRAVRRARVELAHSSSENRPQGIAGRAILAIGIWLAFWSAHSILQISLPAPEASLSLRGLKISWTHWDKIAAWFGMLYVLVLFTPLFTGSDRRREPILRFSDCFQQLPLRAFGVLLLALAIGGVLIALQAPQWAATQVSQMLPLQATPFSLYFFMCFTTTLATEFFHNTAVTVAFFPVMHALAERLLLSPLLALMAVGLAATNAFMLPISTPVNALLYGGVKHVSLKTMAASGLLLDFISALAMALFLAQVIPWYYGLP